The sequence below is a genomic window from Coffea arabica cultivar ET-39 chromosome 8e, Coffea Arabica ET-39 HiFi, whole genome shotgun sequence.
TTTCTCTATCTTCCAAACATCCAAGTAAACTGGCACAACAATTTGAGTTCAATTTTTATTATAAACTCCACCCAAAATATTCTTGTTTATTGGTACATCAGGTAAAATGCGGTGAAGTTGACCTCTATTGTTGCATAATTATATTTCAGTTGTATAAAATTGAAAAGACAAGATGAAAAATATAGGACATGGATATTATTATTGACACAGAAAATCATTCAACAGATATATTACTTTTCATTTAGATGTGATTAGACTTTATTTTTTCCACTCAACATGCTAGTtgatgcacctctactttccGTAAAGTTGCAACCTCCCTGTTCGAGTACAGATGAAATGTAGAAAATGGAattttacaaaagaaaaagacagcTAAGGAACGAAAAAgatggggaaaaaaaatttaggcAACATGAAAGCCGatatagttttttttattttataaataaaaagttTTGAATTCAGAATCTCTTACTTGTAATTCTTTCCGAACACTAGTCGTATAAGTTTTGTATAACTGATACAACTATCATCCCGTTACACTACCATACAAATCCAAGACCTAATTGTATTATTATCTCTTTGAAAACAGAAGGGCACAGACAATTTTATCACTCATGTAACTAGATGACAATTTTGGGACAAGAAAAGTCCAAATATTACTACATCAAAAGTCCAGCTCACTCGATATAATCAAAAGTAGTCCATACTGCACACAAATGAAATTAGCTAGTAAGCCACCAAACAGAAAAGCTAGTTCTACCATACCAGCGCACTAGCTTGGCTTAGCTGAACTTTTTGGCTTTTGACCTGTTGTAAGATCAAAATAGCTTCCCAAAGCACATACTTTTTCAAGAAGTGGTGGTAGATTCAACAAGGTCTTTAATAACAATGGCTAGTTCTTTAGCCTTTGTGGGATCTCCAAGCTCATACGCATGAGCTCCTCCCTCATCAAACTTGCCTGTCACCGATACACCTTTCTCTTCTAATTTCTTCCAAAGCTCAATCTGCCGATCTATCATCAGATCACCATCAAAGCCAGTGACCAAAATCTTCCACCCCAGAGATTTGACCTGATCAAATTGGTCTGGCTTAATCTTCGCCATTGGATTGCAATACTCATGATCGCGGTCAACGCCGATTGGCAAGCTCAGATCCCACATCAGATCAGTTAACGACAGCGGTACAAACCTGTCGTTGGCGAGCCTCAACTCTGACTCAGTCCTCTCGATCCCACCAAAGAATGGTTGATGCATTATCAACCCTTTGATCTGCAGAGGCAGGAGATCGTCAACACATGCAGCTACTTGGAGGCCAACATGATAAACAATGTTACCACCAGCACTACTGCCCATCAAGAAAGCCTTAGAAAAGTCAGCATGTTTTTCCAACCATTCGTCGTTGGAGTTTTTGATGATCCAATGCAAGGCTTCGAAGCAATCTTCATAAGCTGCAGGAAGTCGGTGCTCCGGACCAAGACGGTACTCGACGGAGACAACTACAGCCGGAATTTCAGTAACAATTGGAGTGTACAAAGCATCAAACATGGCTGTATTTACGCTACACGCGACGAAACCTCCAGCATGAAAATAAATAATGAGGGGCAATTTTTGTTTAGGGGAggaatcatcatcatcaaatgCTTTCCGAGGAACGAATATTCGAGCCCAGGTGCCCTTCGATTGGTTTATGTCCAAGTCCTTTGAAAGATGAAAAGGGTTGCTGGGATCGGACGAGGCAGGTGTGCTCGGTGGTTGAAACAGGCGTGTGATTGAGCCATCGGGATTTTTTGCGATTCCCAGGTAGCCATAGGGGTTTTCATTAGGATCAACTGGCTGCTGAACTTGATCTGACATGATGGTTTTCTTGGACAGATGTTTTT
It includes:
- the LOC113703828 gene encoding carboxylesterase 1-like; the encoded protein is MSDQVQQPVDPNENPYGYLGIAKNPDGSITRLFQPPSTPASSDPSNPFHLSKDLDINQSKGTWARIFVPRKAFDDDDSSPKQKLPLIIYFHAGGFVACSVNTAMFDALYTPIVTEIPAVVVSVEYRLGPEHRLPAAYEDCFEALHWIIKNSNDEWLEKHADFSKAFLMGSSAGGNIVYHVGLQVAACVDDLLPLQIKGLIMHQPFFGGIERTESELRLANDRFVPLSLTDLMWDLSLPIGVDRDHEYCNPMAKIKPDQFDQVKSLGWKILVTGFDGDLMIDRQIELWKKLEEKGVSVTGKFDEGGAHAYELGDPTKAKELAIVIKDLVESTTTS